The following coding sequences are from one Thamnophis elegans isolate rThaEle1 chromosome 5, rThaEle1.pri, whole genome shotgun sequence window:
- the C5H1orf52 gene encoding UPF0690 protein C1orf52 homolog translates to MAAAEGKDPLSFFAAYGSDNSSSGGSDAEDEEGSGRGSMGSSQQSKNGTSEGKPRLPGPDELFRSVNRPAFLYNPLHKEIDWESRVLRAPEEPPKEFKAWTTNAVPPPETYTIKEKKPPPPPERDMAIKWSNIYEDNGDDAPRHVNNVHFLSEEEQETVESDGEKDEPSSVKKRKLNPDEQPKKKKQ, encoded by the exons ATGGCAGCAGCGGAGGGGAAGGACCCGCTCAGCTTCTTCGCGGCGTACGGTAGCGACAACAGCTCGAGTGGCGGCTCGGATGCCGAGGACGAGGAAGGCTCTGGCCGAGGCTCCATGGGGTCTTCGCAGCAGTCCAAGAACGGCACCTCCGAGGGCAAACCGCGCTTGCCTGGGCCCGACGAGCTCTTCCGCAGCGTGAACCGACCGGCTTTCCTTTATAATCCGCTGCATAAGGAGATCGATTGGGAGAGTCGGGTGCTGCGAGCTCCCGAAGAG CCTCCTAAGGAATTCAAGGCATGGACCACAAATGCTGTGCCTCCCCCTGAGACTTAcactatcaaagaaaaaaagccTCCACCTCCTCCTGAACGTGATATGGCAATCAAATGGTCAAATATCTATGAAGATAATGGAGATGATGCTCCAAGGCATGTAAACAATGTACATTTCTTatcagaagaagaacaagaaactgTTGAATCAG ATGGTGAAAAAGATGAACCCAGCTCAGTTAAGAAACGCAAATTAAATCCTGACGAGCAgccaaagaagaaaaagcaatga